The Kordia sp. SMS9 genome window below encodes:
- a CDS encoding 3-hydroxyacyl-CoA dehydrogenase/enoyl-CoA hydratase family protein, with the protein MKRPINKIAVIGSGIMGSGIACHFANIGVEVLLLDIVPFELNDKEKAKGLTLEDAIVRNRLVNDNLKASLKSKPSPIYSQKFANRISTGNLTDDIHKIKDVDWIIEVVVERLDIKQKVFEQVEKHRRPGTLITSNTSGIPIQFMNEGRSEDFQKHFAVTHFFNPPRYLKLFEVVPGPNCSQEVTDFLMMYGEKFLGKTSVLAKDTPAFIGNRIGIFGIQSLFHQVKELGLTIEEVDKLTGPVIGRPKSATFRTVDVVGLDTLVHVANGIYKNCLDDEAHDLFKLPDFIETMMENKWLGSKTGQGFYKKTVTAEGKKEILSLDLNTLEYREKKRAKFATLELTKTIDKPIDRFKVLVGGKDKAGEFYRKNFAAMFAYVQNRIPEISDELYRIDDAMKAGFGWENGPFEIWDAIGIEKGIELMKAEGKEPAAWVTEMVEAGEKSFYTVKDGATYYYDIPAKVQTKKPGQDAFIILDNIRKSNEVWKNSEAVIEDLGDGIINLEFQSKMNTIGGGVLAGINKAIDLAEKDFQGLVIGNQAANFSVGANIGMIFMMAVEQEYDELNMAIKMFQNTMMRARYSSIPVVVAPHGMTLGGGCELSMHADKVVAAAETYIGLVEFGVGVIPGGGGSKEMALRASDTFRKGDVELNVLQEHFLTIGMAKVATSAYEAFDMGILQKGKDVVVVNKDRQIATAKAHAKLMAESGYTQPVRRKDVKVLGKQALGMFLVGTDAMEASNYISEHDHKIANKLAYVMAGGDLSEPTLVSEDYLLDLEREAFLSLCTERKTLERIQHMLKTGKPLRN; encoded by the coding sequence ATGAAACGACCAATTAACAAAATAGCAGTCATCGGTTCTGGAATCATGGGTTCTGGAATTGCCTGTCATTTTGCCAATATCGGAGTCGAAGTGTTGCTACTAGACATAGTACCTTTTGAACTCAACGACAAAGAAAAAGCGAAAGGTTTAACGCTTGAAGATGCAATCGTACGCAACAGATTGGTGAACGACAATCTGAAAGCATCACTAAAATCGAAACCATCTCCTATTTACTCACAGAAATTCGCTAATAGAATCTCTACAGGGAATTTAACAGATGATATTCACAAAATAAAAGATGTCGACTGGATTATTGAGGTTGTTGTAGAACGATTAGACATCAAACAAAAAGTATTCGAGCAAGTTGAAAAACACAGAAGGCCAGGCACGTTAATTACATCAAACACGTCTGGAATTCCGATTCAATTTATGAATGAAGGTCGCAGCGAAGATTTCCAAAAACACTTCGCAGTCACGCACTTTTTCAATCCGCCACGATACTTAAAACTATTTGAAGTAGTTCCAGGACCAAACTGTAGCCAAGAAGTGACTGACTTCTTAATGATGTATGGAGAAAAGTTCCTTGGAAAAACATCCGTATTAGCAAAAGATACACCTGCATTTATTGGAAACCGTATTGGAATCTTCGGAATTCAAAGTCTATTCCATCAAGTAAAAGAATTAGGCTTAACTATTGAAGAAGTTGATAAATTAACAGGACCCGTAATTGGACGTCCAAAATCAGCGACTTTTAGAACGGTTGATGTTGTCGGCTTAGATACATTAGTACACGTTGCAAACGGAATCTACAAAAACTGTCTAGACGACGAAGCGCACGATTTATTCAAACTACCAGATTTCATCGAAACCATGATGGAAAACAAATGGTTGGGAAGCAAAACAGGACAAGGTTTCTACAAGAAAACGGTAACTGCAGAAGGTAAAAAAGAAATCCTTTCGTTAGACTTAAATACGTTAGAATATCGTGAAAAGAAAAGAGCCAAATTTGCGACGCTCGAACTTACAAAAACTATCGACAAACCAATTGATCGCTTCAAAGTATTAGTTGGTGGAAAAGATAAAGCGGGCGAATTCTACCGTAAAAACTTTGCAGCCATGTTTGCGTATGTTCAAAACAGAATTCCTGAAATCTCTGACGAATTATACCGAATTGACGATGCCATGAAAGCTGGTTTCGGATGGGAAAATGGACCTTTCGAAATTTGGGATGCGATTGGTATTGAAAAAGGAATCGAACTCATGAAAGCAGAAGGAAAAGAACCTGCTGCTTGGGTAACGGAAATGGTGGAAGCTGGCGAAAAAAGTTTCTATACCGTAAAAGATGGTGCAACGTACTATTATGACATTCCAGCGAAAGTGCAGACCAAAAAACCAGGTCAAGATGCTTTCATTATTCTAGACAACATTCGCAAATCGAACGAAGTTTGGAAAAACAGTGAAGCGGTTATTGAAGACTTAGGCGACGGAATCATCAACTTAGAATTCCAATCAAAAATGAACACGATTGGTGGTGGCGTTTTAGCGGGAATCAACAAAGCGATTGACTTAGCTGAAAAAGATTTCCAAGGATTAGTCATTGGAAATCAAGCAGCCAACTTCTCTGTTGGAGCCAACATCGGAATGATTTTCATGATGGCTGTCGAGCAAGAATATGACGAATTGAACATGGCAATAAAAATGTTCCAAAACACGATGATGCGTGCGCGTTACTCTTCTATTCCTGTAGTTGTGGCTCCTCACGGAATGACATTGGGTGGCGGATGCGAACTTTCGATGCATGCTGATAAAGTAGTCGCTGCGGCGGAAACGTACATTGGTTTGGTTGAATTTGGTGTCGGAGTAATTCCTGGCGGTGGAGGATCTAAAGAAATGGCGTTACGCGCTTCGGATACGTTTAGAAAAGGTGATGTAGAATTGAACGTACTGCAAGAACACTTCCTAACCATCGGAATGGCAAAAGTAGCAACGTCTGCGTATGAAGCATTCGATATGGGAATCTTACAAAAAGGAAAAGATGTGGTAGTTGTAAACAAAGATCGTCAAATCGCAACGGCAAAAGCACATGCAAAACTGATGGCAGAATCTGGATACACGCAACCAGTTCGTAGAAAAGACGTAAAAGTCCTTGGAAAACAAGCGTTGGGAATGTTCTTAGTAGGAACTGACGCCATGGAAGCAAGTAACTACATCAGTGAACACGATCATAAAATTGCCAACAAATTGGCGTATGTAATGGCTGGTGGCGATTTATCAGAACCAACATTAGTAAGTGAAGATTACTTATTAGACCTTGAACGTGAAGCATTCTTGAGTCTATGTACAGAGCGTAAAACCTTGGAACGTATTCAGCACATGTTGAAAACTGGGAAACCGCTTAGAAACTAA
- a CDS encoding MarR family winged helix-turn-helix transcriptional regulator, with the protein MKEKTIDHVMRATWQAISKMYNEEAGKYGSTMATGFTLLSIDQEEGTPSTALGPKMGMEATSLSRTLKGMEEKGLIYRKKNPKDGRSVLICLTEFGREMRDVSKTTVLRFNDAIRANINEEKLKNFYEVSEVILELISNKKIYSSEIEATAENK; encoded by the coding sequence ATGAAAGAAAAAACAATAGATCATGTAATGCGAGCTACATGGCAAGCCATTTCCAAAATGTACAATGAGGAAGCAGGAAAATATGGCAGCACCATGGCAACAGGGTTCACATTACTAAGCATCGACCAAGAAGAAGGAACACCATCTACCGCACTAGGTCCAAAAATGGGTATGGAAGCCACCAGCCTTTCACGCACCTTAAAAGGTATGGAAGAAAAAGGACTCATCTACAGAAAAAAGAATCCGAAAGATGGAAGAAGTGTGTTAATCTGTTTGACAGAGTTTGGTAGAGAAATGCGAGATGTTTCTAAAACGACCGTATTGCGCTTCAACGATGCCATTCGCGCTAATATTAATGAAGAAAAACTAAAAAATTTCTATGAAGTTTCAGAAGTCATTCTAGAATTGATTAGTAACAAAAAAATATACAGCTCTGAAATAGAAGCTACCGCAGAAAATAAATAA
- a CDS encoding long-chain fatty acid--CoA ligase — MTNVTRLFDFPYYQLANYPLAKSLTTFSNGEWISTSTQEYLDKANAISRGLLRLGVQPNDKIAVISTNNRTEWNIMDIGVLQIGAQNVPIYPTIAKEDYEYILNHSEAIYCFVSDEEIVEKLNAIKGNTKLKGVYTFDQITGETNWSEILKLGEDTSNEDELQARKDAVTPEDLATLIYTSGTTGKPKGVMLAHSNLVSNVLDSQKRVPLHNGQARALSFLPVCHVFERMILYLYQYCGIEIFFAESIEKISDNLKEVKPNVMTAVPRLYEKVYDKIYAKGADLTGIKKKLFFWAIELGLQYEPYGKNGWWYEFRLKIARKLIFSKWQEGLGGNLELMVSGSAPLQARLTRVFAAAGIPIMEGYGLTETSPVITVNDQRNGGFRVGTVGRVIDNVKVKIANDGEILVKGPNVMQGYYKDPEKTASVMTDGYFHTGDIGEVCDDGFLKITDRKKDMFKTSGGKYVIPALIENRFKQSRFIEQIMVIGEGEKMPAALIQPNFEFIKDWIEKKGKNIGKTEKEICASEEIIKRIQKEVDEANSNFGKWEQIKRFELIPKVWSIDGGELTPTMKMKRKVIKEIYKDYCEKIYDRA; from the coding sequence ATGACGAATGTAACCCGATTATTTGATTTTCCTTATTATCAATTAGCAAATTATCCCTTAGCAAAATCCCTTACTACCTTTAGTAATGGTGAATGGATTTCCACATCAACACAAGAATATTTAGATAAAGCAAACGCTATCAGTAGAGGTTTGTTGCGTTTAGGCGTACAACCGAATGATAAAATTGCGGTGATTTCTACCAATAATAGAACCGAATGGAATATTATGGACATTGGCGTGTTGCAAATTGGCGCACAAAATGTCCCAATTTATCCAACCATTGCCAAAGAAGATTATGAATATATTTTGAATCACTCAGAAGCTATTTATTGTTTTGTGTCGGATGAAGAAATTGTAGAAAAACTAAATGCGATTAAAGGAAATACCAAGCTAAAAGGTGTGTATACTTTTGATCAAATTACGGGAGAAACCAACTGGTCAGAAATACTAAAACTTGGAGAAGATACCAGCAATGAAGATGAGTTACAAGCACGAAAAGATGCGGTAACTCCAGAAGATTTAGCCACCTTAATATATACCTCTGGAACCACAGGAAAACCAAAAGGTGTCATGTTAGCGCATAGCAACTTGGTTTCTAACGTATTGGACAGTCAAAAACGTGTTCCATTACACAACGGACAAGCAAGAGCGTTGAGTTTCTTGCCTGTTTGTCACGTATTTGAGCGTATGATTTTATATTTATATCAATACTGTGGCATTGAAATTTTCTTTGCAGAATCTATTGAAAAAATCAGCGACAACTTAAAAGAAGTGAAGCCAAACGTAATGACGGCAGTTCCGCGTTTGTATGAAAAAGTATATGATAAAATTTACGCAAAAGGTGCTGATTTAACAGGAATTAAAAAGAAATTATTCTTTTGGGCGATTGAACTCGGATTGCAATACGAACCATACGGCAAAAACGGTTGGTGGTATGAATTCCGATTGAAAATAGCGCGCAAACTTATCTTTAGCAAATGGCAAGAAGGTTTGGGCGGAAACTTAGAACTCATGGTTTCTGGAAGTGCACCATTGCAAGCACGATTGACACGTGTATTTGCAGCCGCAGGAATTCCGATCATGGAAGGATATGGATTGACGGAAACGTCGCCAGTAATCACTGTAAACGATCAGCGTAACGGCGGATTCCGAGTAGGAACGGTTGGACGTGTGATTGATAACGTTAAAGTAAAAATTGCCAACGATGGCGAAATTTTGGTCAAAGGTCCAAATGTAATGCAAGGCTATTACAAAGATCCTGAAAAAACAGCAAGTGTTATGACGGATGGATATTTCCATACAGGTGACATTGGAGAAGTCTGTGACGACGGTTTCTTAAAAATTACTGATCGTAAAAAAGACATGTTCAAAACGTCGGGAGGAAAATATGTCATTCCTGCGTTGATAGAAAACCGATTCAAACAATCGCGTTTCATAGAGCAAATTATGGTGATTGGTGAAGGCGAAAAAATGCCAGCAGCTTTAATTCAACCAAACTTTGAATTCATCAAAGATTGGATAGAAAAGAAAGGAAAAAACATTGGAAAAACAGAAAAAGAAATCTGCGCTTCCGAAGAAATCATAAAACGTATTCAAAAAGAAGTGGACGAAGCCAATAGCAACTTTGGAAAGTGGGAACAAATCAAACGTTTCGAACTCATTCCGAAAGTCTGGTCCATTGACGGTGGCGAACTCACACCAACGATGAAGATGAAGCGAAAAGTCATCAAAGAAATCTACAAAGACTACTGCGAAAAAATATACGATCGCGCTTAA
- the purL gene encoding phosphoribosylformylglycinamidine synthase, giving the protein MIHFFGNVHSKVFAVQTVKELSTENVAKLNWLFGNTTKIEQASLDAFFVGPRAAMITPWSTNAVEITQNMGVEGIIRIEEFKTVAEDFSEFDPMISQKFNGLHQDTFTIDIEPEAILDIDDIAAYNEQEGLALSLEEIEYLDNLAKKLGRKLTDSEVFGFSQVNSEHCRHKIFNGTFVIDGEEKPTSLFKLIKETSKQHPNDIVSAYKDNVAFVKGPKVEQFAPKTADKPDFYQTQEFESVISLKAETHNFPTTVEPFNGAATGSGGEIRDRLAGGQGSLPLAGTAVYMTSYSRLEKGRYWEEKFKARNWLYQTPMDILIKASNGASDFGNKFGQPLICGSVLTFEHEENASSSSAKARKLGYDKVIMQAGGIGYGKASQAIKDVPKTGDKVVILGGENYRIGMGGAAVSSADTGEFSTGIELNAVQRSNPEMQKRAANAIRGMVESDENYIVSIHDHGAGGHLNCLSELVEETGGKIDLDKLPVGDPTLSAKEIIGNESQERMGLVIAEEHLETLHKIAERERSPMYTVGNVTGDDRFTFESATKGDKPMDLALSDMFGSSPKTIMTDTTVGRNYKNPRYKTKNIHIYLDQVLQLEAVACKDWLTNKVDRCVGGKVAKQQCVGALQIPLNNVGVMALDYNGKEGIATSIGHSPISGLINPVAGSRNSITEALTNIIWAPLKDGLQSVSLSANWMWPCKNEGEDARLYEAVQAISEFSIALGINVPTGKDSLSMKQKYPDGDVISPGTVVISAAANCTKISNVVEPVLQQNGGNIYYINISQDDFKLGGSSFNQTLNTIGNEAPNVTNAAYVKTVFNTIQDLIKDDKIVAGHDIASGGLITTLLEMCFADVNLGANLDLSSLGEEDSINLLFAENAGIVFQADASVEETLNANNIEFFNIGNATDSATVNIKNNEDSFTFDVAQKRDVWYKTSFLLDQKQTANGLAQDRYDNYKNQPLTYRFPTHFTGKLKDVVGGRAKSRPKAAIIREKGSNSEREMANAMYLAGFDVKDVHMTDLISGRETLEDIQFIGAVGGFSNSDVLGSAKGWAGAFLYNEKANTALKNFFKREDTLSVGICNGCQLFMELEVINPEHDAHGKMTYNDSQKHESAFTSVKIQENNSVMLSSLAGTTLGVWISHGEGKFKLPHDESKYAIVAKYGYEGYPSNPNGSDFNTAMMCDATGRHLVTMPHIERSTFQWNWANYPAGRNDEVSPWLEAFVNARLWIEAKN; this is encoded by the coding sequence ATGATTCATTTCTTTGGAAACGTACACAGCAAAGTATTTGCCGTTCAAACAGTAAAAGAATTATCAACAGAAAATGTTGCCAAGTTGAACTGGCTTTTTGGCAACACTACGAAAATCGAACAAGCATCCTTAGATGCTTTTTTTGTTGGGCCTAGAGCCGCAATGATTACTCCGTGGAGTACGAATGCCGTAGAAATTACCCAAAATATGGGCGTAGAAGGCATCATCCGAATTGAAGAATTTAAAACTGTCGCTGAAGATTTTTCAGAGTTTGATCCAATGATTTCTCAGAAATTCAACGGTTTACATCAAGATACATTTACAATCGACATTGAACCAGAAGCCATTTTGGACATTGACGATATTGCTGCCTACAACGAACAAGAAGGTTTGGCGCTAAGTTTAGAAGAAATTGAATATTTAGACAATCTTGCCAAGAAACTAGGCAGAAAATTGACGGATTCCGAAGTATTTGGCTTCTCACAAGTCAACTCAGAACACTGTCGACACAAAATTTTCAACGGAACATTTGTCATTGATGGCGAAGAAAAACCAACGTCACTTTTCAAACTTATCAAAGAAACCTCAAAACAACATCCAAACGATATTGTGTCTGCTTACAAAGACAATGTGGCTTTTGTAAAAGGGCCAAAAGTGGAACAATTTGCGCCAAAAACAGCCGACAAACCTGACTTTTACCAAACACAAGAATTTGAATCTGTCATCTCGCTCAAAGCGGAAACACACAATTTTCCAACCACCGTGGAACCTTTTAATGGAGCCGCTACAGGTTCTGGAGGAGAAATTCGCGACCGATTGGCTGGTGGACAAGGTTCGCTGCCACTAGCTGGAACCGCAGTATACATGACTTCCTATTCGCGCCTAGAAAAAGGCAGGTATTGGGAAGAAAAATTCAAAGCAAGAAATTGGTTGTACCAAACACCGATGGACATCTTAATAAAAGCATCAAACGGAGCTTCTGACTTTGGAAACAAATTCGGGCAACCACTAATTTGTGGTTCTGTCTTAACCTTTGAACACGAAGAAAACGCGTCTTCCAGTTCGGCGAAAGCGAGAAAATTAGGATACGATAAAGTCATCATGCAAGCTGGTGGAATTGGCTACGGAAAAGCGTCGCAAGCCATCAAAGACGTTCCAAAAACGGGCGATAAAGTTGTGATTTTAGGTGGAGAAAACTACCGAATTGGAATGGGCGGCGCAGCAGTTTCTTCCGCAGATACCGGAGAATTCTCCACAGGAATTGAATTAAATGCGGTTCAACGTTCCAATCCGGAAATGCAAAAACGTGCGGCAAACGCCATTCGTGGAATGGTAGAAAGTGACGAAAATTACATCGTTTCCATTCACGATCACGGCGCTGGTGGACATTTAAACTGCTTGTCAGAATTGGTAGAAGAAACTGGTGGAAAAATTGATTTGGACAAATTGCCTGTAGGCGATCCAACGCTGTCTGCCAAAGAAATCATCGGAAACGAATCGCAAGAACGTATGGGCTTGGTGATTGCAGAAGAACATCTTGAAACACTCCACAAAATCGCGGAACGTGAACGTTCGCCAATGTATACGGTTGGAAATGTAACAGGAGACGATCGTTTTACATTTGAATCGGCTACGAAAGGTGACAAACCTATGGATTTGGCACTGAGCGATATGTTTGGAAGTTCGCCAAAAACGATCATGACAGACACAACTGTTGGGCGTAATTATAAAAATCCACGATACAAAACGAAAAACATTCATATCTATCTCGATCAAGTATTGCAGTTAGAAGCCGTAGCCTGCAAAGATTGGTTAACAAACAAAGTGGACCGTTGCGTCGGCGGAAAAGTTGCCAAACAACAATGTGTGGGTGCACTACAAATTCCGTTGAACAATGTTGGTGTTATGGCATTGGATTACAACGGAAAAGAAGGAATTGCAACGTCTATTGGACATTCGCCAATTTCTGGATTGATCAATCCTGTAGCAGGAAGTCGCAATTCTATCACAGAAGCGTTGACAAATATTATTTGGGCACCATTAAAAGACGGTTTGCAAAGTGTTTCATTGTCTGCAAACTGGATGTGGCCGTGTAAAAATGAAGGTGAAGATGCGCGCTTATACGAGGCCGTTCAAGCGATTTCAGAGTTTTCTATCGCTTTAGGAATCAATGTCCCTACCGGAAAGGATTCCTTGTCAATGAAACAAAAATATCCTGATGGAGACGTCATTTCCCCAGGAACCGTAGTTATATCTGCGGCAGCGAACTGTACCAAAATAAGCAACGTAGTAGAACCAGTTTTACAACAAAATGGTGGAAACATTTACTATATAAACATCTCGCAAGACGATTTTAAATTGGGCGGAAGTTCGTTCAATCAAACATTAAATACCATTGGAAATGAGGCGCCAAACGTAACCAATGCAGCGTACGTAAAAACTGTTTTCAATACGATTCAAGACTTAATAAAAGACGATAAAATAGTAGCGGGACATGATATCGCTTCGGGCGGATTAATCACAACGTTACTTGAAATGTGTTTTGCAGATGTCAATTTAGGCGCGAACTTGGATCTTTCTAGTTTGGGCGAAGAAGATTCAATCAACCTATTATTTGCTGAAAATGCAGGAATTGTTTTTCAAGCAGATGCTTCTGTTGAAGAAACGCTCAACGCAAATAATATTGAGTTTTTCAACATTGGAAACGCAACTGATTCGGCAACGGTAAACATTAAAAATAACGAAGATTCATTTACGTTTGATGTTGCTCAGAAAAGAGATGTTTGGTATAAAACCTCGTTCCTACTCGATCAAAAACAAACGGCAAATGGTTTGGCACAAGATCGGTATGACAATTATAAAAATCAACCGTTAACATATAGGTTTCCGACACATTTCACTGGCAAATTAAAAGACGTGGTAGGTGGTCGAGCGAAGTCGAGACCAAAAGCTGCGATCATTCGTGAAAAAGGTTCAAACTCTGAACGCGAAATGGCAAACGCCATGTATTTAGCGGGATTTGATGTAAAAGATGTGCACATGACCGATTTAATTTCGGGACGTGAAACCTTAGAAGATATTCAATTTATTGGCGCTGTTGGTGGATTTTCAAATTCAGATGTATTAGGTTCAGCAAAAGGTTGGGCAGGTGCATTTTTGTACAATGAAAAAGCGAATACGGCGTTGAAAAACTTCTTTAAGCGAGAAGATACCTTATCTGTCGGAATCTGTAATGGTTGCCAATTATTTATGGAATTGGAAGTCATCAATCCAGAGCATGATGCACATGGAAAAATGACCTACAACGATTCTCAAAAACACGAAAGTGCGTTTACTTCGGTAAAAATTCAAGAGAACAATTCCGTGATGCTTTCTAGCTTAGCAGGAACGACTTTAGGTGTTTGGATTTCTCATGGAGAAGGAAAATTTAAACTCCCGCATGACGAAAGCAAGTATGCAATTGTTGCCAAATATGGATATGAAGGCTATCCGTCGAATCCGAATGGTTCCGATTTCAACACTGCCATGATGTGCGATGCTACGGGAAGGCATTTGGTTACCATGCCACATATTGAACGCTCTACGTTTCAATGGAATTGGGCAAATTATCCAGCAGGACGCAACGACGAAGTGTCTCCATGGTTAGAAGCATTTGTCAATGCAAGGTTATGGATTGAAGCTAAAAATTAG
- a CDS encoding DUF4287 domain-containing protein, whose product MDKALETMIANMPEKTGKSLEEWLTLLKTKTFAKHSEAVNFLKKEHNVTHGFANTIVHLSKEDNTETVDLVASQYEKKPDLKPIYDTLKAYIETLGNDIEFAPKKAYVSVRRKKQFAIIQPSTKTRLDLVLNLKGKEATDVLENSGSFNAMCSHRIRLTNPAEISEAVKNWIKEAYEAAG is encoded by the coding sequence ATGGACAAAGCTTTAGAAACGATGATTGCAAACATGCCTGAAAAAACAGGGAAATCATTAGAAGAATGGTTGACACTTCTCAAAACAAAAACCTTTGCAAAACATTCAGAAGCGGTCAATTTTCTAAAAAAAGAACACAATGTTACACATGGTTTTGCCAATACGATTGTACATTTATCCAAAGAAGATAACACAGAAACGGTAGATTTAGTCGCGTCGCAATACGAAAAAAAGCCAGACTTAAAACCCATCTACGACACTTTAAAAGCATATATAGAAACACTAGGAAACGACATCGAATTCGCGCCAAAAAAAGCCTATGTCAGTGTGCGTAGAAAAAAGCAATTTGCCATCATTCAACCTTCTACGAAAACACGTTTAGATCTCGTTTTAAATCTAAAAGGAAAAGAAGCTACCGATGTTCTAGAAAATTCGGGAAGCTTTAATGCCATGTGTTCCCACAGAATTCGCCTCACAAACCCTGCAGAAATCTCAGAAGCTGTAAAAAACTGGATCAAAGAAGCCTATGAAGCCGCTGGATGA
- a CDS encoding carbonic anhydrase, with protein MSAQEELECEQNEKCLGDFKHRNNPKKVLKRLKSGNRRFALSKKKCNQPVTECDTNDMIHPNQSTIRRKNTAANGQKPFAIILSCADSRVPPELIFDTGIGDLFVVRVAGNIANTSSIASIEFAVAKLHCKFILVLGHEGCGAVKAAMSNEPAASENLEHLVEHILPAVYYSGCESKITDEDYYNTCKHNDSDLKSVTKRNVANNADALVYKSKIIRESIRNSGVEIYSGYYKLKSGKANIDTNALWNNTNLHIK; from the coding sequence ATGAGTGCGCAAGAAGAATTAGAATGTGAACAAAATGAAAAGTGTTTAGGAGATTTTAAACATCGAAATAATCCTAAAAAAGTTTTAAAGCGTTTAAAATCTGGGAATAGACGTTTTGCTCTTTCAAAAAAAAAGTGTAATCAACCTGTAACAGAATGTGATACTAATGATATGATTCACCCAAATCAATCAACTATTAGAAGGAAAAACACAGCTGCCAATGGGCAAAAACCGTTTGCCATTATATTGAGTTGTGCCGATAGTAGAGTGCCGCCAGAATTGATTTTTGATACAGGAATTGGAGATTTGTTTGTGGTACGTGTGGCAGGAAATATTGCCAATACTTCTTCTATTGCTAGTATCGAATTTGCTGTGGCGAAGTTACACTGTAAGTTCATTTTAGTGTTGGGACATGAAGGTTGTGGTGCTGTTAAAGCCGCCATGTCCAATGAACCAGCAGCGAGTGAAAATCTTGAACATTTAGTAGAACATATACTACCAGCTGTATATTATAGTGGATGTGAGTCTAAAATTACCGATGAAGATTATTATAATACTTGTAAGCATAACGATAGTGATTTAAAAAGCGTTACTAAACGAAATGTTGCGAATAATGCAGATGCGCTTGTATATAAATCTAAAATCATTAGAGAAAGTATAAGGAATTCTGGAGTTGAGATTTATTCTGGGTATTATAAATTAAAAAGTGGCAAAGCAAATATAGATACAAATGCTTTATGGAATAATACCAATTTACACATAAAATGA